The following DNA comes from Aulosira sp. FACHB-615.
TTTAAATAGCAAAATGTTTAGCTGTGAAACCATAAAAAGATAATAACTGTTATTAAAATACAGAAATGACTAAGAGCTTTAAGTTAAAACTTTGAAGACAACCAGTGATCAGAACGCACTATGTCTTTAACTTCAAAATCATCAGCTTTACAAGTAACAGCATTTTCTGACTCTTTGAAAAAATCCAGTGATTTGTTAGACGTTCTCGACAACAATCAAGGAATTGGCAAAACTTTTTTAGGCAGTAGTTCCGCGTCAACATTAGATACAAGCTCTTTATCAACACAGCAAAATACAACATCAAAAGTTACAGCCAGCGCCAATCCTAACCCCAACCCTTACCTAAAGAGTGCAGCGATCGCACCTGATTTTAACGGTGATGGTAAAGTTGATAAACTCTGGGTGAATGCTCAAACAGGTGAGATTGTCCTACGCCTCATGGATGGTGGACAAATCCTCTCCCAAGGTTCTATGGGTACGTTTGACATTAACTCTTGGACTTACAGAATTGCCGATTTTAATAATGATGGCAAAACTGACTTTCTGTTGCGGAATATGAAGACAGGGGAGAACAGAGTTGCCCTCATAGATGGTACAAGAGTCGCTAGTACCGCCGCCTTAGAAAGAGTAGATCCCAACTTGAATCCCTTAATTGGTGATTTCAATGGCGATCGCAAAACAGATATCTTCTGGAATAATGCTCAAACTGGCCAAAATGCCCTTTGGACAATGGATGGTACAAGAGTTGCCAGTGCCAATGTTCTAGAAACCACAGCAGTTGGTTTAACTCCAACCGTTGTTGATTTTGACGGTAACGGTAGAAGCGATATCTTCTGGCGCAATGCCAATACTGGCGCTAACAGTGCTTGGTTTATGAATGGCACACAAGTCAGCAAGTTTAACCTACAATCTCAATCTTCGGCTTTAACTCCCATCCTCGGCGATTTCAACGGCGACTTAAAGACTGATATTCTGTGGCGTAACTCTTCCAGTGGTCAAAACAAAATTTGGACTATGAACGGTATCGTCGTCACCGAAGCCGCAGCTAAGACACTCGATTCTTCTTGGCAAGCTAACATTGTTGATTTTGACGGTGACGGCAAAACCGATATCTTCTGGCGCAATAAAACAACTGGTGAGAATACAGCTTGGTTAATGAATGGTACAGCCGTTAAGTCTGAAGCCTTCCTCCCCAGCAACAGCGCATCCTTGACACCATCCTTTGGCGATTTCAATGGCGATGGTAAAACCGATGTCTACTGGCGTGATCAAGCTTCTGGTGCAGATAAGATTTGGACAGTGAATGGCACACAAGCTACAGAATCTACTGTCGCTACTCAAAGTAGACTTGGTGCGGCTTGGTATACCGGCTAAAAATTGGTGATTTCGGGTGCGATTCTGACCACAGAAGGTAATGGTGATAGTCAACATTCCGAATCATTGATGAATCAGTACTCTACTAGATAGATATTCTTATAGTACTGATTCTCCAACTCTGATCCATTGTGAATTTTTACCTTTAACCTTCTGTTATGGCAGTATGCTCTGACTTTGAGCATACTGCTTATTTAAAATTAGACGGATTTTAGTAACGTCCTGTATAAGCGAGATTAATCACTTTCTTTTTCTAGCCTCTGTTCATGACATTGAGATACGCCTTCTTTCCTACTCCCTTTCTACAGCAACAGATTCAGCCATCAAACCAGATTCCTATATATCTCAAGATAGAGTTAATAAATTATCCCTAAGTGGGAATACTAACTTTAACCAACATCATTGGTTAAGCACATTGTGAGGTTTATACCCATGTCAGAAATTAACATCGGTGATTATTTAGCTCACCCCTTGGTGAGATATCGCAATCATTTAGAATTCAATGGTTATCACGTTGATGAAGAAGATGAATTACTGTTATGTCGTCACCCAAGAAAGCATGGTTTAATAGTTAAAAATGTACCAAATCGAGGTGTATTAATTAGAATTCTTTATTCTTGCAATCTGAATGTAGATAGATATAATCTTTTAGAATACGTAAATGAACTGAATTTATTATTTATGTTTATGAAAGCATATATTGATAATTCAGGCAGTAATTTATATATGGAAACCTTTTGTGAGGGTGAATATGATAGAACAAATTTTTCAATTGTCTTAGACAATATTGAATATGACATGGAAATGTTTATCAATCATCATCAAACTAGAGAATGTTTATTATAAAATAAAAATTAAATAGAGATTTGTGGTGGGTTCTGCCCACCATTATTTTTTTATTAGAGGTTATTTCTAGCAGTTCTATAGTGGTCTTTTTCCCTCACTGATTCAGCACCGAGCTTAGTCGAAGTGTCAATTCT
Coding sequences within:
- a CDS encoding VCBS repeat-containing protein encodes the protein MSLTSKSSALQVTAFSDSLKKSSDLLDVLDNNQGIGKTFLGSSSASTLDTSSLSTQQNTTSKVTASANPNPNPYLKSAAIAPDFNGDGKVDKLWVNAQTGEIVLRLMDGGQILSQGSMGTFDINSWTYRIADFNNDGKTDFLLRNMKTGENRVALIDGTRVASTAALERVDPNLNPLIGDFNGDRKTDIFWNNAQTGQNALWTMDGTRVASANVLETTAVGLTPTVVDFDGNGRSDIFWRNANTGANSAWFMNGTQVSKFNLQSQSSALTPILGDFNGDLKTDILWRNSSSGQNKIWTMNGIVVTEAAAKTLDSSWQANIVDFDGDGKTDIFWRNKTTGENTAWLMNGTAVKSEAFLPSNSASLTPSFGDFNGDGKTDVYWRDQASGADKIWTVNGTQATESTVATQSRLGAAWYTG
- a CDS encoding DNA mismatch repair protein, coding for MSEINIGDYLAHPLVRYRNHLEFNGYHVDEEDELLLCRHPRKHGLIVKNVPNRGVLIRILYSCNLNVDRYNLLEYVNELNLLFMFMKAYIDNSGSNLYMETFCEGEYDRTNFSIVLDNIEYDMEMFINHHQTRECLL